TGGCGGACCATCATCAAGCCGGACTGGAAGTTTTTCGCCGCGAGCATTTTTTCCAGCAAGTCCTGGGGCAGCGGCTCGCCGGTTTCGTAGTGACCGGAAATCAGCGCCAGGCCTTCGGGCTCCCAGCACCAGTTTTCCATGAACTGGCTCGGCAGCTCCACGGCATCCCAAGCCACGCCGTTGATGCCGGAAACGCCGGCGTGTTCGACGCGGGTCAGCAGGTGGTGCAGGCCATGGCCGAATTCGTGGAACAGGGTGGTGACTTCATCGTGGGTCAGCAGCGCCGGTTTGCCGCTGTCGGCCGGAGTGAAGTTGCACACCAGGTTCGCCACCGGGCTTTGCAGCACGCCCTCGATCGTACGGCGACGGTCGCGGGCGCCGTCCATCCAGGCGCCGCCACGCTTGTTGGCGCGGGCATAGAGGTCGAAGAAGAAGCGGCCCACGTGCTGGCCGTTCTCCTTGATTTCGAACAGGCGCACGTCCGGGTGCCAAGTGTCGAAACCTTTCAGTTCGGCAATCTCGATACCGTAGAGGCGTTGCACGATGGCGAACAGGCCGCTCAGTACTTTGTCGATCGGGAAGTACGCGCGCAGGGCTTCCTGGGCCACGCTGTAGCGCTGCTGACGCAGTTTTTCGCCGTAGAAGCCGCTGTCCCAGCTTTGCAGGTCGGGGCAGCCCTGTTCGGCGGCGAAGGCTTTGAGCTGTTCCAGGTCCAGGGCGGCGAACGGTTTGCTGCGCTTGGCCAGGTCGCGCAGGAAGCTGAGGACCTGATCGCTGGACTCGGCCATCTTGGTCGCCAGGCTCAACTCGGCGAAGTTGGCGAAACCGAGCAGTTGGGCCAATTCCTGGCGCAGGTCGAGGATCTGTTCCATCACCGGGCCGTTATCGTTCTGGCCGGCATTCGGGCCCTGGTCCGAGGCGCGGGTGCAGTACGCCGCGTAGACTTCTTCACGCAGGGCGCGGTCTTCGGCGTAGGTCATCACCGCGTAGTAGCTGGGGAATTCCAGGTTGATCAGCCAGCCGTCCAGCTCCTTGGCCTGGGCGGCCGCGGCCATTTGCGCCTTGGCCGAATCGGTCAGGCCGGCGAGGGCGGCCTCAACGGTGACGTGTTTGGTCCAGGCCTGGGTCGCGTCCAGCAGTTGGTTGGAGAAGCGGCTGCCCAGCTCGGAGAGTTTGCTCTGCACTTCGGCGTAGCGCTTCTGCTGCTCGGGCGGCAGGTCGATACCCGACAGGCGGAAGTCCCGCAGGGAATGTTCCAGGATGGTTTTCTGCGCCACGTCGAAACCCGCGGCTTCAGGGCTGCTCGCCAAG
The sequence above is drawn from the Pseudomonas sp. St316 genome and encodes:
- the prlC gene encoding oligopeptidase A, with amino-acid sequence MFLPAKVSTVSVNNPLLQPYDLPPFSAIRAEHVQPAIEQILADNRAAIAELLKTQVRQPTWAGLVLAMDELNDRLGAAWSPISHLNAVRNSPELREAYEACLPALSAYSTELGQNRELFQAFEALASSPEAAGFDVAQKTILEHSLRDFRLSGIDLPPEQQKRYAEVQSKLSELGSRFSNQLLDATQAWTKHVTVEAALAGLTDSAKAQMAAAAQAKELDGWLINLEFPSYYAVMTYAEDRALREEVYAAYCTRASDQGPNAGQNDNGPVMEQILDLRQELAQLLGFANFAELSLATKMAESSDQVLSFLRDLAKRSKPFAALDLEQLKAFAAEQGCPDLQSWDSGFYGEKLRQQRYSVAQEALRAYFPIDKVLSGLFAIVQRLYGIEIAELKGFDTWHPDVRLFEIKENGQHVGRFFFDLYARANKRGGAWMDGARDRRRTIEGVLQSPVANLVCNFTPADSGKPALLTHDEVTTLFHEFGHGLHHLLTRVEHAGVSGINGVAWDAVELPSQFMENWCWEPEGLALISGHYETGEPLPQDLLEKMLAAKNFQSGLMMVRQLEFSLFDFELHATHGDGRSVAQVLEGVRDEVSVMRPPAYNRFPNSFAHIFAGGYAAGYYSYKWAEVLSADAFSKFEEDGVLNAATGRAFREAILARGGSQEPMVLFVDFRGREPSIDALLRHSGLTEDAAA